A single window of Hevea brasiliensis isolate MT/VB/25A 57/8 unplaced genomic scaffold, ASM3005281v1 Scaf261, whole genome shotgun sequence DNA harbors:
- the LOC131176865 gene encoding uncharacterized protein LOC131176865, with product MAMYLRRAISSRNSIMLLRSCNCIIQTRNISHHLLSNSGIREAQNLPSFDFLKDHRRGFAKGKKSKDDYAGDTVQVVHDIGPTIKAGAASQMEAAIVALSRELAKLRTGRASAGMLDHIIVETDGVKLPLSRLAVVAVMDPKTLSVNPYDPNTIKALEKSIVSSPLGLNPRVDGERLIASIPPLTKEHMQAICKVVSKSCEDVKQSIRRARQKAIDTIKKAGSSFSKDDIKRLEKEVDELTKKYVKSVEDICKAKEREIIGG from the exons atggCGATGTATCTGAGACGGGCGATTTCTTCTAGAAATTCAATTATGCTTCTTCGCAGCTGTAATTGTATCATACAAACTCGCAATATCTCCCACCATCTCCTCTCCAACTCTGGAATTCGCGAAGCTCAAAATTTGCCTTCCTTTGATTTCCTCAAAGACCATCGTCGAGGCTTTGCCAAAGGCAAAAAATCAA AGGATGATTATGCCGGAGATACGGTTCAAGTTGTACATGATATTGGACCCACTATTAAGGCAGGTGCTGCCTCGCAGATGGAAGCAGCAATAGTCGCATTGTCTCGTGAATTAGCCAAATTACGAACCGGACGGGCATCTGCAG GAATGCTTGATCATATCATTGTTGAAACAGATGGTGTAAAACTGCCTTTGAGTCGGCTAGCTGTTGTTGCAGTTATGGATCCTAAAACCCTATCTGTGAATCCATATGATCCAAAC ACCATCAAAGCACTAGAGAAGTCCATTGTTTCTTCACCGTTGGGTTTAAATCCTAGAGTGGATGGTGAACGATTAATTGCATCTATACCACC ATTAACCAAAGAGCATATGCAG GCTATTTGTAAGGTGGTCTCCAAGTCTTGTGAAGACGTTAAACAAAGTATAAGAAGGGCTCGCCAGAAG GCAATAGATACAATAAAAAAAGCAGGTTCAAGTTTTTCTAAGGATGATATCAAGAGATTAGAGAAAGAG GTTGATGAGTTGACAAAAAAGTATGTCAAGTCAGTAGAAGATATCTGTAAAGCTAAGGAAAGGGAAATTATTGGAGGCTGA